A stretch of the Dechloromonas sp. TW-R-39-2 genome encodes the following:
- a CDS encoding xanthine dehydrogenase family protein molybdopterin-binding subunit, with product MSKKLNASSTETPAGGALENVSRRRFLQGGTALTLGFILPAGAAEKLPAAGPGKAGIGLATNVTFEPNAFLHIGADNSVTVIAKHLEMGQGSYTGLATIVAEELDADWAQVRIEGAPADAKRYNNLFWGPTQGTGGSTAMANSWEQLRQAGAAGRAMLVNAAARRWQVGAGEITVSDGVVSHPASQRQASFGELAAEAAHEAVPSDIKLKDPKDFKLIGKRANRKDSAAKTNGTAQFTQDIHLPGMLVAVVAHPPLFGARVKSFDDRKARKIKGVVDVVQIPQGVAVLAKDTWSAKKGRDALNVVWDDSTAFKLGSDEILARYKALAKAPGKLARQVGNTDTAFAGAAKVIQASYDFPYLAHAAMEPMNCVIKLNPDGAEVWNGEQFHTIDQAVLAKVLELKPEQVKLNMLYAGGSFGRRASKDVDYLVEAAHIVKKTHGRLPGNPAIKLVWMREDDMRAGYYRPLFHHNLQASIDAQGRLTGWQHRLVGQSILIGSPFEAFLVKDGVDGVSVEGAANLPYAIPNLTVDLHTPTDIAVPVLWWRSVGSSHTAFSTETFLDEVAQAIGKDPVALRLELLDKHPRHAAVLRLASEKAGWATPLPAKPGERRGRGVAVHESFNSCVAHVAEVTIHKNGAIKVDRIVSAVDCGTPINPDNIRSQIEGGIGFGLSAMNFAITLKDGKVEQGNFDSFAPLRMGDMPQVEVHIVPSQAAPTGIGEPGVPPVLPAVANAIAAATGKRLRNLPFNTQELAV from the coding sequence ATGAGCAAGAAACTGAATGCATCAAGCACCGAAACCCCGGCCGGCGGCGCACTGGAAAACGTCAGCCGCCGACGCTTTCTCCAAGGCGGCACAGCGCTGACACTGGGCTTCATTCTCCCGGCCGGGGCAGCCGAAAAACTTCCGGCGGCCGGACCAGGCAAGGCGGGTATCGGTCTGGCGACGAACGTCACCTTCGAACCAAACGCCTTTCTGCATATCGGTGCAGACAACAGCGTGACCGTTATTGCCAAGCACCTTGAAATGGGCCAGGGCAGCTACACCGGACTGGCCACGATTGTTGCCGAAGAGCTTGACGCTGACTGGGCGCAGGTTCGTATCGAAGGCGCACCGGCCGATGCCAAGCGCTACAACAATCTGTTTTGGGGCCCGACCCAGGGCACCGGCGGCAGTACCGCAATGGCCAATTCCTGGGAACAATTGCGCCAAGCCGGCGCTGCTGGCCGTGCCATGCTGGTCAATGCAGCGGCTCGACGCTGGCAAGTCGGCGCAGGCGAAATCACCGTCAGCGACGGCGTGGTCAGCCATCCGGCCAGCCAACGGCAAGCCAGTTTTGGCGAACTGGCAGCAGAGGCAGCCCATGAAGCCGTCCCCAGCGACATCAAACTCAAAGACCCGAAGGATTTCAAACTGATCGGCAAGCGGGCCAACCGCAAGGACAGTGCGGCAAAAACCAACGGCACGGCACAATTCACTCAGGATATTCATCTACCGGGAATGCTGGTTGCGGTCGTTGCCCACCCGCCGCTGTTTGGCGCCCGGGTCAAGTCATTCGATGACCGCAAGGCGCGCAAGATCAAGGGCGTGGTCGACGTAGTGCAAATTCCGCAGGGCGTCGCCGTGCTGGCCAAGGACACCTGGAGCGCCAAGAAAGGCCGCGACGCCTTGAACGTGGTGTGGGACGACAGCACCGCCTTCAAGCTCGGCAGCGATGAAATCCTCGCTCGCTACAAGGCACTGGCCAAGGCGCCAGGCAAGCTTGCCAGGCAGGTCGGCAATACGGATACCGCTTTCGCCGGTGCCGCCAAGGTCATCCAGGCCAGCTACGATTTCCCTTACCTGGCCCACGCAGCCATGGAGCCGATGAATTGCGTCATCAAGTTGAACCCGGATGGTGCCGAAGTATGGAATGGCGAACAGTTCCACACCATTGACCAGGCCGTGCTGGCCAAGGTGCTTGAATTGAAGCCGGAACAAGTCAAGCTGAACATGCTCTATGCCGGCGGCAGCTTCGGGCGACGAGCCTCCAAGGACGTCGACTATCTGGTCGAGGCGGCGCATATCGTCAAAAAAACCCACGGCCGCCTGCCGGGCAATCCGGCCATCAAATTGGTCTGGATGCGCGAAGACGACATGCGGGCAGGCTACTATCGTCCGCTGTTCCACCACAACCTGCAGGCATCGATCGATGCCCAGGGCCGGCTCACCGGTTGGCAGCACCGACTGGTCGGACAGTCGATCCTGATCGGTTCGCCGTTTGAGGCATTCCTGGTCAAGGATGGGGTCGATGGCGTATCGGTCGAAGGGGCCGCCAACCTGCCCTATGCCATTCCCAACCTGACAGTCGACCTGCACACGCCGACCGATATTGCTGTGCCTGTACTGTGGTGGCGCTCGGTCGGCTCGTCGCACACGGCATTTTCGACCGAGACTTTTCTCGACGAGGTGGCACAGGCCATCGGCAAGGACCCGGTCGCACTGCGTCTGGAACTGCTCGACAAGCATCCGCGCCACGCGGCAGTGCTCAGGCTGGCCAGCGAAAAAGCAGGCTGGGCAACGCCTTTACCGGCCAAGCCGGGCGAGCGCCGCGGGCGTGGTGTTGCAGTCCATGAATCATTCAACTCCTGCGTGGCGCACGTCGCCGAAGTCACCATCCATAAAAACGGCGCAATCAAGGTAGACCGCATCGTCAGCGCGGTCGACTGCGGTACACCGATCAATCCCGACAACATCCGCTCGCAGATCGAAGGCGGCATTGGTTTCGGGCTGAGTGCGATGAATTTTGCCATCACGCTCAAGGACGGCAAGGTCGAGCAAGGGAACTTCGACAGTTTCGCACCGCTGAGAATGGGCGACATGCCGCAGGTCGAAGTTCATATTGTCCCGTCACAAGCCGCACCCACCGGCATCGGTGAACCCGGCGTGCCGCCGGTGCTGCCCGCCGTCGCCAATGCCATCGCTGCAGCCACCGGCAAGCGCCTGCGCAATCTGCCGTTCAACACTCAAGAATTGGCGGTGTGA
- a CDS encoding XdhC family protein — MDGLDMQVLEATLRWSAGGHRFTLVTVARTWGSAPRPPGAWMVIRDDGQVIGSVSGGCIEDDLIQRILAGEFAGQTMPRIVRYGVSADEAHRFGLPCGGTLELVLEPAPEQALLTDLAERLSAGQLALRSVDLGSGCVTISPGSAADNLQWDGEKLTTPHGPAWRLLIIGAGQISHYLATMALALGYRVHICDPRSEYADTWQVPGTHYVAGMPDDAVIELNLDPRSAVVALTHDPKLDDMALLEALKSPAFYVGALGSHANNDKRRARLLEYFDLSASEVDRLHGPVGLPIGSRTPPEIAVSILAEMTSEKNGVCARPRIVINDPHACRIP; from the coding sequence ATGGATGGTCTGGATATGCAGGTACTCGAAGCCACCCTGCGCTGGTCGGCCGGGGGCCACCGTTTCACACTGGTCACGGTGGCCCGCACCTGGGGATCGGCTCCCCGTCCGCCCGGCGCCTGGATGGTCATCCGCGACGATGGTCAGGTCATCGGCTCGGTCTCGGGCGGCTGTATCGAAGACGACCTTATCCAGCGTATCCTGGCCGGCGAATTTGCCGGCCAGACGATGCCGCGCATCGTGCGCTACGGGGTCAGCGCCGACGAAGCCCATCGCTTTGGCCTGCCTTGCGGTGGAACGCTGGAACTCGTGCTGGAACCCGCCCCCGAACAGGCCCTGCTGACCGATCTGGCGGAACGCCTGAGCGCCGGCCAACTGGCCCTGCGCAGCGTCGACCTGGGTAGCGGCTGCGTCACGATCAGCCCTGGCAGTGCCGCCGATAACCTGCAGTGGGACGGTGAGAAACTGACCACGCCACACGGTCCGGCCTGGCGATTGCTGATCATCGGCGCCGGACAAATTTCGCACTATCTGGCCACGATGGCGCTTGCGCTTGGCTACCGGGTTCATATCTGCGATCCGCGCAGTGAATACGCCGATACCTGGCAAGTTCCCGGCACACATTACGTTGCCGGCATGCCGGACGACGCCGTGATCGAACTCAACCTGGACCCGCGCAGTGCGGTCGTCGCCCTCACCCACGATCCCAAACTCGACGACATGGCCTTGCTGGAGGCACTGAAATCGCCGGCCTTCTATGTTGGCGCACTGGGCTCGCATGCCAACAATGACAAACGACGGGCAAGGCTCCTTGAATACTTCGATCTTTCCGCCTCTGAAGTCGACCGCTTGCACGGGCCGGTCGGTTTGCCCATCGGCAGCCGGACCCCGCCGGAAATCGCGGTATCCATCCTGGCTGAAATGACGTCGGAGAAAAACGGGGTGTGCGCCCGTCCGCGCATTGTGATCAACGACCCTCACGCCTGCCGTATCCCGTGA
- a CDS encoding dihydroorotate dehydrogenase-like protein, with translation MSDLSTHYLGLKLKNPLVPSSTPLSHRLDAMLHLEDVGAAAIVMHSLFEEDVRNDERMIDRFLINPDSFGEAAGHLPYAGDYQSRLDAYLEQIQTLKSRLAIPVIASLNGSSLSGWVELGKEMQAAGADALELNAWYMPGDPKISGEALEDHYISLLQELKSVVSIPVTMKLSPFFSSLPHFVQAVEKAGAAGVSLFNRFFQPDIDLASLTVVDRVTLSSSADVLLTMRWIAILRGRTRLTLAATGGVHCAEDALKMLLAGADVVHLASALLQRGPQALADILRGMRLWLEANEYESVGQLQGAMSQQNLPDPSDFSRAAYLHAIDAFTPPAGVRY, from the coding sequence ATGTCTGATCTATCGACCCATTATCTTGGCTTGAAACTGAAAAATCCACTGGTTCCGTCGTCTACGCCGCTCAGCCACAGGCTCGATGCCATGCTGCATCTTGAGGACGTCGGTGCGGCCGCCATCGTCATGCATTCCTTGTTCGAGGAGGATGTACGCAATGACGAACGGATGATCGATCGTTTTCTGATCAACCCGGATTCATTCGGCGAGGCGGCAGGTCACTTGCCTTATGCCGGTGATTACCAGAGCAGGCTCGATGCTTATCTCGAACAGATCCAGACGCTCAAGTCGCGCCTGGCCATTCCGGTGATCGCCAGCCTTAATGGCTCGTCGCTCAGCGGCTGGGTCGAGCTGGGTAAGGAAATGCAGGCGGCCGGTGCCGATGCACTTGAGCTGAATGCCTGGTACATGCCGGGAGATCCGAAAATTTCCGGCGAGGCGCTGGAAGATCACTACATTTCCTTGCTGCAGGAGCTGAAATCGGTGGTCAGCATCCCGGTCACGATGAAACTTTCGCCCTTTTTCTCGTCGCTGCCGCATTTCGTGCAGGCGGTTGAAAAAGCTGGCGCAGCCGGCGTGTCCTTATTCAACCGGTTTTTCCAGCCGGATATCGATTTAGCCTCTTTGACGGTGGTCGACCGCGTCACGCTGTCGAGTTCGGCCGATGTGCTGCTGACCATGCGCTGGATTGCCATCTTGCGTGGCCGGACCCGGCTGACACTGGCGGCGACGGGGGGCGTGCACTGTGCCGAGGATGCATTGAAGATGCTGCTGGCCGGCGCGGATGTCGTGCATCTGGCCAGTGCCTTGTTGCAGCGCGGTCCGCAGGCGCTGGCCGATATTCTGCGCGGCATGCGTTTGTGGCTTGAAGCCAACGAATACGAGTCGGTTGGTCAGTTGCAAGGCGCGATGAGCCAGCAGAATCTGCCTGATCCCAGCGACTTTTCCCGTGCGGCCTACCTGCATGCCATCGACGCGTTCACCCCGCCGGCCGGCGTGCGTTACTGA
- the nifJ gene encoding pyruvate:ferredoxin (flavodoxin) oxidoreductase: MNQMLTIDGNEAVAHVAFRVSEVIAIYPITPSSGMGELSDEWAAQGKPNIWGSVPRVVELQSEGGAAGTVHGALQAGALATTFTASQGLLLMIPNMYKIAGELTPTVFHVAARAIATHALSIFGDHSDVMSTRATGFALLASNSVQEAHDMAVIATAATLAGRIPVLHFFDGFRTSHEVAKIATVDDAVLLKMLPQEQIVALRSRALSPEHPVLRGTSQNPDVFFQAREAQNPWFDAFPAIVQTAMDRFGELTGRHYKLFDYVGAPDAERVIILIGSGAETVQETVEHLNRQGEKVGLLKIRLFRPWAPTALLAALPATTRQIAVLDRCKEPGAEGEPLYKDVLVALAEDMANDAPRFAVLPKVIGGRYGLGSKEFNPAMVLSVFAALTVTAPLKRRFTVGIHDDQTGLSLPFDPAFRTRAAHETFAAVFYGLGSDGTVSANKNSIKIIGDETELYAQGYFVYDSKKSGAMTVSHLRFGPQPIRSAYLTGEGDAKFVACHQPLFLETHDLLAHAAPGAVFLLNTHLPADKVWASLPPAMQRQMLAKNIRFYVIDAYQVALEADMGRRINTVMQTCFFAISGILPQETAIAAIKHAVEKTYGRKGRRIAELNCRAIDQTVACLHQVDFAGQTVSTAVVESAGRQASDFVRRLTLPLIAGKGDSLPVSLFPVDGTWPTGTAKYEKRNLALQIPVLEADLCTQCGKCVFVCPHSAIRAKVFPAELADVAPASFKHMPTRSKDYPAGWHMSYQVAPEDCTGCTLCVDICPIRDKSNVSRKALNMADQPPLRVQEAGNWDFFLKLPDYDRRIVKRGTVPGAALLQPFFEFSGACVGCGETPYIRLATQLFGDRMLVANATGCSSIYGGNLPTTPYTTDAHGRGPAWNNSLFEDNAEFGLGMRLATDQLAEAARTQLRALAQDVGDELVAALLDADQGSEAGIHEQRERVAELHIRLGQLATPAATSLAAVAEYLVRRSVWIIGGDGWAYDIGFGGLDHVLASGENVNILVLDTEVYSNTGGQNSKATPLGAVAKFAAGGKANRKKDLAKIAMDYENVFVAQVAYGAKDGHTLKAFLDAESYPGVSIIIAYSPCIAHGVDMSHNHSQQDLAVKSGHWPLLRYDPRRREQGSNPLSVDSAAPSVPYRDFARNEARFTVLERQHPEAASRFMDMAGQNARVRHQEYVELAGLALPETAIEPQAVADADDQGAKHV, encoded by the coding sequence ATGAACCAGATGCTTACCATCGACGGCAACGAAGCCGTTGCGCACGTGGCATTCCGCGTGTCCGAAGTGATCGCCATCTACCCGATCACCCCCTCGTCCGGCATGGGCGAACTGTCCGACGAATGGGCGGCGCAGGGCAAACCGAATATCTGGGGCAGCGTTCCCCGCGTCGTCGAGCTGCAATCGGAAGGCGGCGCGGCCGGCACGGTGCACGGCGCCCTGCAGGCCGGTGCGCTGGCCACGACCTTTACCGCCTCGCAGGGGCTGCTGTTGATGATCCCCAATATGTACAAGATTGCCGGGGAACTGACGCCGACCGTTTTTCACGTCGCGGCCCGCGCCATTGCGACGCATGCGCTGTCGATTTTTGGCGACCACTCCGACGTGATGTCCACGCGTGCAACCGGCTTTGCGCTGCTCGCCTCCAATTCGGTCCAGGAAGCGCACGACATGGCGGTGATTGCCACGGCGGCGACGCTCGCCGGGCGTATTCCGGTGCTGCATTTCTTCGACGGATTCCGCACCTCGCATGAAGTCGCCAAGATTGCCACGGTCGACGACGCGGTTTTGCTCAAAATGCTGCCGCAGGAACAGATCGTCGCCTTGCGCAGCCGGGCCTTGTCGCCGGAGCATCCGGTATTGCGCGGTACGTCGCAGAATCCGGATGTGTTTTTCCAGGCCCGTGAAGCGCAGAACCCGTGGTTCGATGCTTTCCCGGCTATCGTACAGACGGCAATGGATCGTTTCGGTGAACTGACTGGCCGCCATTACAAGCTGTTCGATTATGTCGGTGCGCCGGATGCCGAACGCGTCATCATCCTGATCGGCTCGGGGGCCGAAACGGTGCAGGAAACCGTTGAACACCTGAATCGTCAGGGCGAGAAGGTCGGCCTGCTCAAGATCCGCCTGTTCCGCCCCTGGGCGCCGACTGCCTTGCTCGCGGCGCTGCCGGCGACGACGCGGCAGATTGCCGTGCTTGACCGTTGCAAGGAACCGGGGGCCGAGGGCGAGCCGCTGTACAAGGATGTGCTGGTTGCGCTGGCCGAGGACATGGCCAACGACGCGCCGCGTTTCGCCGTCCTGCCGAAGGTGATTGGCGGACGCTACGGCCTGGGTTCAAAGGAATTCAACCCGGCCATGGTTTTGTCGGTTTTTGCCGCGTTGACCGTGACAGCACCGCTCAAGCGCCGGTTTACCGTTGGCATCCACGACGACCAGACTGGCCTGTCGCTGCCTTTCGATCCAGCCTTCCGCACCCGGGCAGCGCACGAAACCTTTGCCGCCGTGTTCTATGGCCTGGGTTCCGATGGCACGGTGTCGGCCAACAAGAATTCGATCAAGATCATCGGTGACGAAACCGAGTTGTATGCCCAGGGTTACTTCGTTTATGACTCGAAGAAATCCGGCGCGATGACCGTGTCGCACCTGCGTTTCGGCCCGCAGCCGATCCGCTCGGCCTACCTGACCGGCGAGGGCGATGCGAAATTCGTCGCCTGCCACCAGCCGCTTTTCCTCGAAACGCATGATTTGCTGGCGCATGCCGCGCCGGGCGCGGTTTTCCTACTCAATACGCATTTGCCGGCTGACAAGGTCTGGGCGTCTCTGCCGCCGGCGATGCAGCGTCAGATGCTGGCCAAAAATATCCGGTTCTATGTGATCGATGCTTATCAGGTGGCGCTCGAAGCCGACATGGGGCGACGGATCAATACCGTGATGCAGACCTGCTTTTTCGCCATTTCCGGGATCTTGCCGCAAGAAACTGCGATTGCAGCGATCAAGCATGCGGTTGAAAAAACCTATGGCCGCAAGGGACGGCGTATTGCCGAATTGAACTGCCGGGCCATCGACCAAACCGTGGCCTGCCTGCATCAGGTCGATTTTGCCGGGCAGACAGTGTCGACCGCGGTAGTTGAAAGTGCCGGGCGACAGGCCAGCGACTTCGTTCGTCGGCTGACCTTGCCGTTGATTGCCGGCAAGGGCGACAGCCTGCCGGTTTCGCTCTTTCCGGTTGATGGCACCTGGCCGACCGGTACGGCCAAATACGAAAAACGTAACCTGGCCTTGCAGATTCCGGTTCTCGAAGCCGATCTGTGCACCCAGTGCGGCAAGTGCGTTTTCGTCTGTCCGCATTCGGCCATCCGTGCCAAGGTCTTCCCGGCCGAACTGGCTGATGTCGCGCCGGCCAGCTTCAAGCACATGCCGACGCGGAGCAAGGATTATCCGGCCGGCTGGCACATGAGCTACCAGGTCGCGCCGGAAGATTGCACCGGCTGCACGCTGTGTGTTGATATTTGCCCAATTCGCGATAAATCGAATGTTTCGCGCAAGGCGTTGAACATGGCCGACCAGCCGCCGCTGCGCGTGCAGGAAGCCGGGAACTGGGATTTCTTCCTCAAGCTGCCCGATTACGACCGGCGCATCGTCAAGCGCGGCACGGTGCCGGGCGCTGCCTTGCTCCAGCCGTTCTTCGAGTTTTCCGGCGCTTGCGTCGGCTGCGGCGAAACGCCTTACATCCGCCTCGCCACGCAGTTGTTCGGCGACCGCATGCTGGTCGCCAATGCCACCGGCTGTTCATCGATCTACGGTGGCAACCTGCCGACCACGCCGTACACCACCGATGCCCATGGTCGCGGCCCGGCCTGGAACAACTCGCTGTTTGAAGACAATGCCGAATTCGGCCTGGGCATGCGCCTGGCGACCGATCAATTGGCCGAGGCGGCACGTACGCAGTTGCGTGCGCTGGCTCAGGATGTTGGCGATGAGCTGGTCGCTGCCTTGCTCGATGCGGACCAAGGCAGCGAGGCCGGCATTCACGAACAGCGCGAGCGGGTGGCTGAACTGCACATCCGGCTTGGCCAGCTGGCCACACCGGCTGCCACATCGCTGGCTGCGGTGGCCGAGTACCTGGTCAGGCGCAGTGTGTGGATCATCGGCGGCGACGGTTGGGCCTACGACATCGGCTTCGGCGGTCTCGACCATGTGCTCGCCTCGGGGGAGAACGTCAATATCCTGGTACTCGATACCGAGGTTTATTCCAATACCGGCGGCCAGAATTCCAAGGCCACGCCGCTGGGGGCCGTGGCCAAGTTTGCCGCGGGCGGCAAGGCGAATCGCAAGAAAGATCTGGCCAAAATCGCGATGGACTACGAAAACGTTTTCGTCGCCCAGGTCGCTTATGGCGCCAAGGATGGTCATACGCTCAAGGCTTTCCTCGATGCGGAAAGTTATCCCGGCGTCTCGATCATCATCGCCTACAGCCCGTGTATCGCGCACGGCGTCGATATGTCGCACAACCACAGCCAGCAGGATCTGGCCGTTAAGTCCGGCCACTGGCCTTTGCTGCGCTACGACCCGCGCCGGCGCGAGCAGGGGAGCAATCCGTTGTCGGTCGATAGCGCCGCACCGAGCGTGCCGTACCGCGATTTTGCCCGCAACGAGGCGCGTTTCACCGTGCTTGAACGACAGCACCCGGAAGCTGCTTCTCGCTTCATGGACATGGCTGGGCAGAACGCCCGCGTGCGCCATCAGGAATATGTCGAACTGGCCGGGCTGGCCTTGCCGGAAACGGCGATCGAACCACAAGCGGTGGCCGACGCCGATGACCAGGGAGCGAAGCATGTCTGA
- a CDS encoding NTP transferase domain-containing protein has protein sequence MSPVTGLLLAAGMSRRFGSDKRRHSLPDGTPMALAAARRLHAACPNSIAIIRPDDDQLAAQFREAGLAVVVCPTAAGGMGHSLAAGVAASQQAAGWLIALADMPAITLDSYAAVLQALQAGAPLARTSHAGRPGHPVGFSARFRSDLLALQGDHGGKTIIEAQRALLTLCPVDDPGVLLDIDSPLDATHSLIKGSI, from the coding sequence GTGAGCCCGGTAACCGGATTGCTGCTCGCCGCAGGCATGAGCCGGCGCTTTGGTAGCGACAAGCGCCGGCATTCCCTGCCGGACGGCACGCCGATGGCACTGGCGGCGGCACGTCGCCTGCACGCAGCTTGCCCGAACAGCATCGCGATTATTCGCCCCGACGATGATCAACTCGCGGCGCAATTCAGAGAAGCCGGTTTAGCCGTGGTCGTTTGCCCGACAGCGGCTGGTGGCATGGGACACAGCCTGGCAGCCGGCGTCGCCGCATCGCAGCAAGCCGCCGGCTGGCTGATTGCGCTGGCCGACATGCCGGCAATTACACTCGACAGTTACGCCGCCGTATTGCAGGCATTGCAGGCCGGCGCCCCTCTCGCCCGGACAAGCCACGCCGGTCGACCGGGCCATCCGGTCGGCTTTTCCGCCCGCTTCCGAAGCGATCTGCTCGCCTTGCAGGGCGACCACGGCGGCAAGACCATCATCGAAGCTCAGCGCGCCCTGCTGACGCTTTGCCCGGTCGACGACCCCGGTGTTCTGCTCGACATCGACTCGCCACTCGACGCGACCCACAGCCTGATCAAGGGATCGATCTGA
- a CDS encoding bifunctional diguanylate cyclase/phosphodiesterase, whose product MSRTVFCRPDYPDDVDDVPDMAALFAQLDGMLFRCRVDEAWTLLSVSPGCRELTGYCAAELLQDRLCSLETLTHPEDRSVVRGTIMAALETGSRYRIEYRIIGRDGEEKWVLERGVGVTGEAGERILEAYLEDITDRVLAHLQLAETELRYRSIFENSVVGMFQTTESGRYLAANQALATLYRYPTPEDLISSLADISTGLYIDTRRRDEFKCMIQRDGRVIDFESEILCRDGRRIWISENAHAVFAADGSLSYYEGTVEDITERHRYQSVLQHQATHDPLTALPNRNLLEDRLGQAVLAGERQGGKVALAFVDLDNFKVINDSLGHAVGDQLLIEIAHRLRTALRGVDTVARYGGDEFVLIMGEQAVREDTVHLLERVLDAVQAPLMLEGHALRMSCSIGVSVYPDDATDLDGLLRIADVAMYHAKESGKGQYCFYTRDLNLAAQERFALETALRAAIEHNELAVVYQPKVDSLGRVQGFEALVRWNSAGQGLVTPDRFIPLAEETGQILAIGEQVLYAACRTAASWPLIEGRALSVAVNLSARQLKEPGLVALVADALSVSGLPPECLELEITESMIMGDVEHTIRVLRSIKALGVRIAVDDFGTGYSSLSYLQRLPIDTLKIDRSFVSGCDQGGAVMAIPHAIIFLGKSLDLHIVAEGVETAAERDILTLCGCNEFQGYYFSRPMQRAAVDEYLMAKTACFDKGVLPR is encoded by the coding sequence TTGTCGCGTACTGTGTTCTGTCGTCCGGATTACCCGGATGACGTTGATGATGTGCCGGATATGGCAGCCCTGTTTGCCCAGCTTGACGGCATGCTCTTCCGTTGCCGGGTGGATGAGGCCTGGACCCTGCTGTCGGTCAGTCCCGGTTGCCGTGAGCTCACCGGTTACTGCGCCGCCGAACTGCTTCAGGACCGGCTTTGTTCGCTTGAAACCTTGACCCACCCGGAGGATCGTTCGGTGGTTCGTGGAACGATCATGGCCGCGCTGGAGACCGGCTCGCGCTATCGGATTGAGTACCGGATCATTGGTCGCGACGGCGAAGAAAAATGGGTGCTTGAGCGCGGTGTTGGCGTTACCGGCGAAGCTGGAGAACGTATTCTCGAAGCTTATCTGGAAGATATTACCGATCGGGTGTTGGCGCATCTCCAACTGGCTGAAACCGAATTGCGCTACCGCAGCATTTTTGAAAACTCGGTGGTCGGCATGTTTCAAACCACCGAGAGCGGGCGCTATCTGGCCGCCAACCAGGCACTGGCAACGCTTTATCGCTACCCGACGCCGGAGGACTTGATCAGTAGCCTGGCCGATATTTCGACCGGTTTGTATATCGATACCCGGCGGCGTGACGAATTCAAGTGCATGATCCAGCGCGATGGGCGGGTGATTGATTTCGAGTCGGAAATATTGTGTCGCGATGGCCGGAGGATCTGGATTTCGGAAAATGCCCATGCCGTCTTTGCCGCCGATGGAAGCTTGTCTTACTACGAAGGAACGGTGGAGGACATTACCGAGCGGCATCGCTACCAGTCCGTCCTGCAGCATCAGGCGACGCACGATCCACTGACCGCGCTGCCCAACCGGAATTTGCTTGAGGATCGGCTGGGTCAGGCGGTTCTGGCCGGAGAACGGCAGGGCGGCAAAGTGGCTTTGGCCTTTGTTGATCTCGATAATTTCAAAGTTATCAACGACAGCCTGGGACATGCGGTTGGCGATCAGCTGTTGATCGAAATTGCCCATCGTTTGCGGACAGCCCTGCGCGGCGTCGATACCGTGGCCCGCTACGGGGGCGATGAATTTGTCTTGATCATGGGCGAGCAGGCTGTACGTGAGGACACGGTGCATTTGCTCGAACGCGTTCTCGATGCGGTCCAGGCGCCGCTGATGCTTGAAGGACACGCCTTGCGCATGAGTTGCAGTATCGGCGTCAGCGTTTATCCCGATGACGCGACGGATCTGGATGGTCTGCTGCGGATTGCCGACGTGGCGATGTATCACGCCAAGGAGAGCGGCAAGGGACAATACTGTTTCTATACCCGGGACCTGAATCTCGCGGCACAAGAGCGTTTTGCCCTTGAAACCGCGTTGCGGGCCGCCATCGAGCATAACGAACTGGCCGTCGTTTATCAGCCGAAGGTCGATAGCCTGGGCCGTGTTCAGGGATTCGAGGCATTGGTCCGCTGGAATAGCGCCGGTCAAGGACTGGTCACGCCGGACCGCTTCATTCCACTGGCCGAGGAAACCGGGCAGATTCTTGCGATTGGTGAGCAGGTGCTGTACGCCGCCTGTCGCACGGCAGCCAGTTGGCCGTTGATTGAGGGCCGGGCTTTGAGTGTGGCAGTCAATCTTTCGGCCCGGCAGCTCAAGGAACCGGGCTTGGTGGCCTTGGTGGCCGATGCCCTGAGTGTTTCGGGCTTGCCTCCCGAGTGCCTGGAACTGGAAATCACGGAAAGCATGATCATGGGCGATGTCGAGCACACCATTCGTGTGCTGCGCTCGATCAAGGCGCTGGGCGTGAGGATTGCGGTCGACGATTTCGGCACGGGCTATTCCTCCTTGAGCTATCTGCAGCGGTTGCCGATCGATACCCTGAAAATCGACCGCTCCTTTGTCTCGGGTTGCGATCAGGGTGGGGCAGTGATGGCCATTCCGCACGCAATCATTTTTCTCGGTAAAAGCCTCGATTTGCACATCGTGGCCGAAGGCGTCGAAACGGCTGCCGAGCGTGACATCCTGACGCTTTGCGGATGCAATGAATTCCAAGGCTATTATTTTTCCCGACCGATGCAACGTGCTGCGGTCGACGAGTATCTGATGGCAAAAACCGCCTGTTTCGACAAAGGGGTTTTACCGCGCTGA